The Sulfurospirillum tamanense DNA segment GTTCGGCCTCAAGGCTTTGGAGTTGGTGGTCATGTTGGGCAAGTTGGGTGTGAAGCTTGGCAAAGGCCAAGGCGGTACCTTGTTTAGCAAGAGAGAGTTGGTGTTGGCTTTTAAGGTGGGCTAAACGGGCTTTTTCTAAAGCAATGCTGTGTCCGCCTCCTTGAAAGAGATTCCAACGAAACTCTACCCCAACCGTGTATGCATCGTTTTTGGAAGAGAGCTCAAGGGCTTCTTTTCCACTCCATGCGTACTGCCCCAAGAGCCCAACCGTGGGCATAAACGCAGCTTTATTGCGTTTGATGTCAAGATGTGCAATCTGGGCGCCAAGAGTGGCTTTTTGTACGTCCAAGGTCTTTTCTGGTGGCGTGCTAGGGGCTTGCAAGGCGGGTAACGTAGGCGCAATGGAGGCTACTTCGTGATTGAGTAAAAAAGAGAGTACATGTAACAACAATTTGCTGTTGGCTTGGGTGTCTTGGAGCATTCTTGAAACGCCCGCTAGACGCGCTTTTACCTCCAAGACATCTGTAGCGGTGGCGTAGCCTTCTTCGTGCATGGCTGTCGCGGTGCGCTCTAGGGCGCGGGTGTTTTTGAGCAACTCTTGCAAGGTACTCTCTTGGTCATAGAGCAAAGAAAGGGCATAAAAACTGCGTTTGAGTTCTTGGATTTTTTCCGCCAAAAGGCTTTGGGTGTCAAGGCGGCTTAGGGCGTGAAAGGTTTGGGCGATGTGGTGGCTAGCGGCACGTCTGCCGCCTGTGTAAAGAGGCACGCGCAGTTCAATAGTGGTGCTAAAGTGGTTGCGCGCTTTAGGACGGTTGAGGTCATCGGACTTTACATGTAAGACATTGGGATTGGTGCTATCAAAGTCTGCAAAACCAAAGTCTTGAAAGGTGGCCTCGCGGCTTTGGAGTTTAAACCCAAAAACATTGAGTGCATCGTTTGAGCGCGCGGCGGTTTGCACGAGGTCCACACTGCCCCAAGCGCTTGCTTCCACGCCAGAAGCATCAAGAGCGCGCAGTTGCGCTTCAAAGTCTGAAACAATAAGCTCAGGGTTGTGCTCTTGCAATAAAACAAGGGCATCATCCAAACGAAGATGTGTTAGGGGCGCGCTCCACACAAGCACGGGCACCCAAAGTAGGTATAAGAATCGTTTCACAGTTTGCCTCCCACACGAGACGATAATGGGGCGCATTATACCCCATTATCATTGCCTCCGCCTAAAAAGATAAACTTTGTTTATCAAGTTCAAAAATCTTTACATGTAAAGCTATTGGTGTAGGGCTCTTAAGGTTTTTTTGTCGATTTTCCCTACGCTGGTTTTGGCAATGCTTTCCAGAAAAACGATTTTAACAAGCATCCCTTCGCGGGCCATGACCCCTTTTTTGATGTACTCTTTGGTGTGGTGCATGAGCTCTTTTTCCAGTTTCTCGTTGGTTTGGGATTTGGGGACCACAAGGGCAAGGGGGCGTTCGCCCCAGCGGGCATCGTCTATGCCAATGACCGCGACTTCTTTCACTTCGGAGTGCTGCATGATGATGTCTTCAAGTTCTAAAGAACTCACCCATTCGCCCCCGATTTTGATGATGTCTTTGGAACGGTCGGTGATTTTTAAAAACCCTTCTTCGTCTTTATACGCCACGTCGCCCGTGTGCAAGTACCCTCCTGCCCACAAGGCTTCGCTGTTTTTGGTGTCTTTAAAATAGGCCTCTGTGAGCCAAGGGGCGCGCACCACCAGTTCGCCTGGGGTGTGGTTGGGTATTTCTTCCATCTGCTCATCCACGATTTTGATGTCCACAAGGCCGATGGGCCGCCCTGTTTTGGCGCGCAAAGTGGCTTGGGCGTCAAGAGGTTGGGTGAGCATCTGCGGGGTGAGTTGGGCGAGGGTAAGGATGGGGCAGGTTTCACTCATGCCATAGCCCGTAAAGATGTCGATACCTTTTTCAAGGGCGGCAAGGCACATGGCTTTAGGTAAGGTTGCGCCCCCGATGACCACTTTCCAATGGGACAAATCGGCCTCTTGGTAGGCCGTGGTTTGG contains these protein-coding regions:
- a CDS encoding TolC family protein — translated: MKRFLYLLWVPVLVWSAPLTHLRLDDALVLLQEHNPELIVSDFEAQLRALDASGVEASAWGSVDLVQTAARSNDALNVFGFKLQSREATFQDFGFADFDSTNPNVLHVKSDDLNRPKARNHFSTTIELRVPLYTGGRRAASHHIAQTFHALSRLDTQSLLAEKIQELKRSFYALSLLYDQESTLQELLKNTRALERTATAMHEEGYATATDVLEVKARLAGVSRMLQDTQANSKLLLHVLSFLLNHEVASIAPTLPALQAPSTPPEKTLDVQKATLGAQIAHLDIKRNKAAFMPTVGLLGQYAWSGKEALELSSKNDAYTVGVEFRWNLFQGGGHSIALEKARLAHLKSQHQLSLAKQGTALAFAKLHTQLAQHDHQLQSLEAELTLFKQIYEHHLGRYQENLASMSDVLIKHAELLGKILEHNAAKNKRVETLLSLEKLTHGVQP